A region of Moorena producens PAL-8-15-08-1 DNA encodes the following proteins:
- a CDS encoding DUF4276 family protein — translation MSYDLIFLLEERSMENVLDQLLPKIIPNEITYSCITHQGKQDLWKSIPNKIKTFQYYSPDTRFIIVHDQDSHDCQTLKSELLEICQTAGKDNNVMIRIVCHELESWFLGDLAAVEKAYNMKPNKLSKKQSKQKYRNPDQLNSAKQELKGLVKEYYPGTHSKKIAPHLSLTDNTSHSFQVFIKGIKHLL, via the coding sequence ATGAGTTATGACCTGATTTTTCTGCTAGAAGAACGCTCCATGGAAAACGTTTTAGATCAACTCCTACCGAAAATTATCCCCAATGAAATCACCTATAGTTGTATTACCCACCAAGGCAAACAGGACTTATGGAAATCTATTCCCAATAAAATTAAAACCTTTCAATATTATAGTCCTGACACTAGATTCATTATCGTCCATGACCAAGACTCCCATGATTGCCAAACACTCAAATCCGAACTATTAGAAATTTGTCAAACTGCCGGAAAAGACAATAATGTGATGATTCGGATCGTCTGCCATGAATTAGAATCCTGGTTCTTAGGAGACTTAGCCGCAGTCGAAAAAGCCTATAACATGAAACCTAATAAGCTCAGTAAAAAACAAAGTAAACAGAAATACCGTAACCCCGATCAGCTTAACTCTGCCAAACAAGAGCTTAAAGGTTTAGTTAAGGAATACTATCCAGGAACCCATTCTAAAAAAATTGCACCCCATTTATCTTTAACTGACAATACATCCCACAGTTTTCAAGTCTTTATTAAAGGTATTAAACATCTCCTATAA
- a CDS encoding DUF1972 domain-containing protein, with protein MLKLSILGIRGIPAQYGGFETFAERLSKYLVSQGWEVTVYCQEEHKNQMYEEYWNGIRLVHIPVPYGNALGSIIFDWKSTLHALKQKGIVLTLGYNTAIFSIWYRLKGITNFMNMDGLEWKRSKWRLPEKIWLYLNEWAGCWLANSLIADHPAIKSHLLTRKVASDKITVIPYGTEKVVNADSQLLTPYNLVPKEYALVIARPEPENSILEIVSGFSRRPRGLKLVVLGRYLPDQLPYHKQVLEAASDEVIFPGAIYNKSVVNALRFHARLYIHGHQVGGTNPSLVEALSAGQPVLANNNRFNRWVAGPGAHYFKNEAELEEKLEILLNDGDELQKMKLASKKRYYEEFAQDKDIKAYERLFLSKAKQLHKVGLFSSPIPDIK; from the coding sequence ATGTTGAAACTATCAATTCTTGGTATCCGTGGCATTCCCGCCCAATATGGTGGATTTGAAACTTTCGCGGAACGGCTGTCAAAATATCTTGTATCTCAGGGATGGGAAGTTACAGTCTATTGTCAGGAAGAGCACAAAAATCAGATGTATGAAGAATACTGGAATGGTATTCGTCTGGTTCATATACCGGTTCCCTATGGCAACGCACTGGGGTCGATAATTTTTGATTGGAAATCTACATTACATGCCCTCAAGCAAAAGGGAATCGTGCTTACCCTTGGCTATAACACAGCTATCTTCAGTATTTGGTATCGCCTCAAAGGGATTACCAATTTTATGAATATGGATGGTCTGGAATGGAAACGCAGTAAATGGAGGCTTCCTGAAAAAATTTGGTTATATCTCAATGAATGGGCTGGGTGTTGGTTAGCTAACAGTTTAATTGCTGATCACCCAGCAATCAAAAGTCATTTATTGACCCGAAAAGTAGCTTCTGATAAAATCACGGTGATTCCTTATGGAACCGAGAAAGTTGTTAATGCCGACTCACAACTTTTAACCCCCTATAATCTGGTTCCGAAGGAGTATGCTTTGGTGATTGCCAGACCTGAACCAGAAAACTCGATTCTAGAGATTGTTTCTGGCTTTTCCAGGCGACCTCGGGGTCTTAAATTGGTGGTGCTTGGTCGCTATTTACCTGATCAGTTACCCTATCACAAACAAGTTTTAGAAGCAGCCAGTGATGAAGTGATCTTTCCTGGTGCTATCTATAATAAGTCAGTGGTTAATGCCTTGAGATTCCACGCACGACTCTATATTCATGGACATCAAGTTGGTGGCACTAATCCTTCTTTAGTAGAAGCCCTCAGCGCTGGTCAACCGGTTCTGGCAAACAATAATCGCTTCAATCGTTGGGTTGCAGGACCTGGTGCTCACTATTTCAAAAATGAAGCAGAATTGGAGGAGAAACTGGAGATACTGCTAAATGATGGTGATGAACTGCAAAAAATGAAACTAGCGAGCAAAAAGCGCTACTATGAGGAATTTGCTCAGGATAAGGATATTAAAGCCTACGAAAGGTTGTTCCTATCTAAAGCCAAGCAGCTACATAAAGTAGGTTTGTTCAGTTCTCCAATCCCTGACATAAAGTGA
- a CDS encoding alpha/beta fold hydrolase — MLEPSTRQPKQLPKQLPKQLFINGQQPKLQPVAFMFPGQGAQYVNMGLELTHEISTFRVLIDRCSELLKPHLGIDLRHVLYPKQEQTNQATEQLKQTSITQPALFVIEYALAQLWMSWGVRPQAMIGHSIGEYVAACVAGVFSLEDALSLVALRGQMMQQLPAGSMLAVPLPEEEVQSLLGQELSLAVINGPSQSVISGPTDAIALLQNQLDQQGLEYRRLHTSHGFHSKMMEPILDSLTNQVKQVSLKPPQIPYLSNVTGTWITAEQAVNPSYWAQHLRQTVRFSQGVQQLLKQPETILLEVGPGRTLSTLTKRHSQKAVEQLVLTSVRHPRQEQSDLTFLLTTVEQLREAGVQVNWERCSAVLGVSPMSDCIKNGCHSQTPDQQDIPRHKGQEDDAQKDNSTLLAPDQPQPESSKTFVAPRDDLEGQLTKIWQNVLGIKSISVTDNFYDLGGDSLLAVRLFAEIEKVFHKKLPLASLLMAPTVAQLANQLRQDQGAAPWSSVVPIQPNGSKPPLFCIHGAGGNILSFRDLARYLGSEQPFYGLQSLGLDGKQTPLSTVEDMARCYLKEIRTIQPKGPYFLSGYCFGGKIALEIAQLLRLDGETVAVLALLEPSPVNFSTNENQPPYQRSYSDRLKGLFERLIHRGFQDVLKQQFLKVVSKLYQFLGISLPQSLQIIKVQEANTFASKNYVAKRYYPNPVTMFLTSERIAQSPELQKGWIALVTGNLEIQEISGKHLDDQPGSFLKDPHVELLAEKIKACIYQREQGTGNREQGTGNRE; from the coding sequence GTGTTAGAACCGAGTACTCGCCAACCCAAACAACTACCAAAACAATTACCCAAACAACTATTCATAAATGGCCAACAGCCCAAGCTTCAGCCGGTGGCATTTATGTTTCCAGGACAGGGAGCACAATATGTCAATATGGGGCTGGAACTAACCCATGAAATATCAACATTTCGTGTACTGATTGATCGATGCTCAGAACTCCTCAAACCTCATCTGGGCATTGACCTGCGCCATGTACTCTACCCAAAGCAGGAACAGACTAATCAGGCCACAGAGCAACTGAAACAGACTAGTATTACCCAGCCAGCCCTGTTTGTGATCGAGTACGCCCTAGCTCAGTTATGGATGTCGTGGGGAGTCCGTCCCCAAGCGATGATCGGTCACAGTATTGGTGAATATGTGGCAGCCTGTGTAGCTGGGGTCTTCTCCTTAGAGGATGCATTATCTCTGGTTGCCCTTCGAGGGCAGATGATGCAACAACTGCCTGCTGGCTCGATGCTTGCTGTTCCTTTACCGGAAGAGGAGGTGCAATCCCTGCTGGGTCAGGAACTATCCTTAGCAGTGATTAACGGGCCATCCCAATCGGTGATTTCTGGTCCTACTGATGCGATCGCATTATTACAAAATCAATTAGATCAACAAGGGCTAGAGTACCGCAGGCTACATACCTCCCATGGCTTTCATTCCAAGATGATGGAACCGATCTTGGACTCCTTGACCAACCAGGTAAAACAGGTTAGTCTCAAGCCTCCACAAATTCCCTACTTATCGAATGTTACTGGCACTTGGATTACAGCGGAGCAAGCAGTCAATCCCAGCTATTGGGCACAGCATCTGCGGCAAACTGTGCGATTTTCTCAAGGTGTGCAACAGTTGTTGAAACAACCAGAGACCATCCTGCTAGAAGTAGGGCCTGGGCGAACCTTGAGCACATTAACTAAACGACACTCTCAGAAAGCGGTTGAGCAGCTGGTGCTAACGTCGGTACGTCATCCACGACAGGAGCAATCCGATCTAACCTTCTTGCTCACTACCGTAGAACAGCTCAGGGAAGCAGGGGTACAAGTAAATTGGGAGCGATGCAGCGCGGTCTTGGGGGTTTCCCCCATGAGCGACTGCATCAAGAATGGATGCCATAGTCAGACACCTGACCAGCAAGACATCCCAAGGCACAAGGGCCAAGAAGATGATGCCCAAAAAGACAACAGTACTCTGCTAGCCCCTGACCAACCTCAGCCAGAGTCATCCAAAACCTTTGTTGCTCCCCGAGATGACTTAGAAGGTCAACTGACCAAGATTTGGCAAAACGTCTTAGGAATCAAATCTATCAGTGTTACAGATAACTTCTATGACCTAGGAGGAGACTCTCTCCTAGCCGTGCGCCTCTTTGCTGAGATTGAGAAGGTTTTCCATAAAAAACTGCCCTTAGCTTCTCTGCTGATGGCTCCAACTGTAGCCCAATTAGCAAACCAGCTGCGCCAAGACCAAGGAGCAGCACCTTGGTCCTCAGTAGTACCGATTCAGCCCAATGGTTCCAAACCGCCTCTATTTTGTATTCATGGAGCCGGTGGTAACATTCTTAGCTTTCGAGATTTGGCACGTTATTTGGGTTCAGAGCAACCGTTTTATGGACTCCAATCATTGGGTCTCGATGGCAAACAGACTCCCCTGAGCACAGTTGAAGATATGGCTCGCTGCTACCTCAAGGAAATACGTACTATTCAGCCCAAGGGTCCCTATTTTCTGTCAGGATACTGCTTTGGAGGTAAGATTGCTCTGGAGATTGCTCAGCTGCTCCGCTTAGACGGTGAGACAGTCGCTGTGCTAGCTCTGCTGGAACCTAGCCCTGTTAACTTCTCCACAAATGAAAACCAACCTCCCTATCAACGTAGCTATAGTGACCGATTAAAGGGACTGTTTGAGCGATTGATTCATAGAGGTTTTCAAGACGTACTCAAGCAGCAATTCCTAAAGGTTGTTTCTAAATTATATCAGTTTCTTGGGATTTCCTTACCGCAATCTCTCCAAATCATCAAAGTCCAAGAAGCTAACACCTTCGCGTCAAAAAATTATGTGGCCAAACGCTACTATCCAAACCCAGTCACAATGTTCTTGACCAGTGAGCGGATTGCCCAATCTCCAGAACTCCAAAAAGGCTGGATAGCGTTAGTTACTGGAAACCTGGAAATCCAGGAAATCTCTGGTAAGCACTTAGATGACCAACCAGGGAGTTTTCTCAAAGACCCCCATGTAGAGCTACTAGCTGAAAAAATTAAGGCTTGTATATACCAAAGGGAACAGGGAACAGGGAACAGGGAACAGGGAACAGGGAACAGGGAGTAG
- a CDS encoding sulfotransferase family protein — translation MRFSLYHTVTCYQFPHHPITLLPHQPIMIDHQPRVEQIFVVGNSRSGTTLMGLILGLNSEVFTFEELHFFGQLWSEEHRDSYLTQAEAEQLAARLLSIQHSDVLRPGDPSDFSEEAKAIIAQFPEQRLTSGDVFKVFLGYKAAKNGKKIPCEQTPRNVLYIAEILELYPESRIINMVRDPRDVLLSQKYKWRIKFLGAKNIPYREAFRSWCNYHPFTISKLWNASINAAEKFANHPRCRTVRFEDLVTNPEQTVAEICQFLGLEFQSQMLDVPQNEGGVSSHKQITPKRRGIDPNTTGKWRRGGLSVTEIHICQQVTYTNMLNHGYSYASMQPNPLMLAFSWAFLPVKLTLALLMNLHRTRNIVEAIRRRL, via the coding sequence ATGCGTTTTAGCTTATATCATACTGTTACTTGTTACCAATTCCCCCATCACCCTATCACCCTATTACCCCATCAGCCCATCATGATTGATCATCAACCGAGAGTGGAACAGATATTTGTAGTGGGAAACTCCCGTAGTGGTACTACTCTGATGGGTCTAATCTTGGGATTAAATTCAGAGGTTTTCACCTTTGAGGAACTCCATTTTTTTGGGCAGTTATGGTCTGAGGAGCATCGGGACTCTTACCTAACTCAGGCAGAAGCAGAACAGCTAGCCGCTCGCCTCCTATCAATTCAGCATAGTGATGTTTTGCGTCCAGGGGATCCCAGTGACTTTAGTGAAGAAGCCAAAGCAATTATTGCCCAGTTTCCGGAGCAAAGGCTAACCTCTGGGGATGTCTTTAAGGTATTTCTGGGATACAAAGCTGCCAAAAACGGTAAGAAGATTCCTTGTGAACAAACTCCGCGCAATGTCTTATACATAGCTGAAATCCTCGAACTTTATCCCGAAAGCAGGATTATTAATATGGTTCGTGACCCCCGAGACGTACTGCTGTCACAAAAATATAAGTGGCGAATCAAATTCCTGGGTGCCAAGAATATTCCCTATCGAGAAGCCTTCCGGTCTTGGTGCAATTATCATCCCTTTACCATCTCAAAACTTTGGAATGCCTCGATTAACGCTGCTGAAAAATTTGCCAATCATCCGCGATGTCGTACGGTGAGATTTGAAGATTTGGTAACAAATCCAGAGCAGACCGTGGCAGAAATTTGCCAGTTTCTAGGTCTGGAGTTCCAATCACAAATGTTGGATGTTCCTCAAAATGAGGGCGGTGTCTCATCCCATAAGCAAATCACACCAAAACGTCGGGGGATTGACCCCAATACCACGGGAAAATGGCGGCGTGGGGGACTCTCTGTGACAGAGATTCATATTTGCCAGCAAGTAACCTATACTAACATGCTCAACCATGGTTACTCCTATGCTTCGATGCAGCCCAACCCCTTGATGTTAGCATTCAGTTGGGCATTTTTACCGGTAAAATTGACCCTAGCCTTGTTAATGAATCTTCACCGAACCCGAAACATTGTAGAAGCGATTCGCAGACGCTTGTAG
- a CDS encoding glycosyltransferase family 4 protein, with amino-acid sequence MNILISAYGCSPVRGSEYGIGWNVVKQIAKDHSHKCWVLTNTTDQSQIEQELANSPLDNVTFIFVAMSEGSRNSGLSHYLYYIAWQIRAFFVAKKLQGEIGFDLVHHVTYQNSWLPTWIGWLDVPFIWNGGAKDKIPSVLLKTLSLQSAMMERIRMVSMNALGRFTQWSVASRAQLILSREASQWSDNLPVKAFPPFGLNQKDIERLGQLHQRQDEPFRVVSIGRFLGWKGFALGIRAFAQFHREHPTSEYWLIGDGPEKERLEKLAKDLGCGDAVRFWGKLSRDQVLQRMAEVDVLMHPSFHDHWPTVVLEAMASGRPVVCLDIGGPSLMVQEDWGIKVPVDNLSQVINDLDQALLQLAINGEKRISMGLKGRVIVSENWSWEIIGEQMLNLYQEVINS; translated from the coding sequence ATGAATATCCTGATTTCTGCTTATGGCTGTTCCCCAGTAAGAGGGTCTGAATATGGTATAGGTTGGAATGTCGTAAAACAAATAGCTAAGGATCATAGCCATAAGTGTTGGGTGCTCACTAACACAACTGATCAATCTCAGATTGAACAGGAATTGGCTAATTCACCTTTAGACAATGTTACTTTTATCTTTGTAGCAATGTCTGAAGGGTCTCGTAATTCAGGATTGTCCCATTATTTGTACTATATCGCCTGGCAGATTAGAGCATTTTTTGTGGCCAAAAAACTCCAGGGGGAAATTGGCTTTGATTTGGTTCACCATGTTACCTATCAAAATTCCTGGTTGCCAACATGGATAGGCTGGCTAGATGTACCATTCATTTGGAATGGTGGCGCTAAAGATAAAATTCCTTCGGTACTCTTGAAGACATTATCCCTGCAATCGGCCATGATGGAACGGATTCGGATGGTGTCGATGAATGCCCTAGGTCGCTTTACCCAGTGGTCTGTCGCTTCTCGCGCTCAATTAATTCTATCTCGGGAAGCGAGCCAATGGTCAGACAATTTACCAGTTAAGGCTTTTCCTCCCTTTGGTCTTAATCAAAAGGATATTGAGAGATTAGGTCAACTGCACCAGCGCCAAGACGAACCCTTTCGAGTGGTCAGTATCGGGAGATTTTTGGGTTGGAAAGGGTTTGCATTGGGCATCCGTGCCTTTGCCCAGTTCCATCGTGAACACCCCACTAGTGAATACTGGCTGATTGGTGATGGTCCTGAAAAGGAGAGGCTAGAGAAATTAGCTAAAGACCTTGGATGCGGTGATGCTGTACGTTTTTGGGGAAAGCTTTCTCGTGATCAGGTGCTACAACGGATGGCAGAGGTGGACGTGTTAATGCATCCGAGCTTCCATGATCATTGGCCGACGGTGGTGTTGGAAGCAATGGCGTCTGGTAGACCTGTGGTTTGTCTCGATATTGGCGGACCGTCGTTGATGGTTCAAGAAGACTGGGGAATTAAAGTGCCTGTGGATAACCTATCCCAAGTGATCAATGATTTAGATCAAGCACTGTTGCAGTTAGCAATTAATGGAGAAAAACGCATATCTATGGGACTAAAAGGACGAGTGATAGTCTCAGAGAATTGGTCATGGGAAATAATCGGTGAACAAATGTTGAATCTATATCAGGAAGTTATTAATTCTTAA
- a CDS encoding AAA family ATPase, which produces MKILTIKIKNYRVFENLEIKNIPAFFVVVGANGTGKSTLFDIFGFIHDALTNNIRQALQVRGGFNEVITRGKEQEDIEIELQFRMKILDTERLVTYILIIGQEKRRPFIKREIMRYKRGKYGKPYHFLKFKKGKGYAITNEENFDQPDTKLQREEQQLESSDILAIKGLGQFQRFKAASAFRSLIENWHVSDFHISEARGSKDALYAEHLSPTGNNMAVVAQYIYQEHPEIFEEILQRMQERVPGISKVEAKNTEDGRLILKFQDQAFKDPFIDRYVSDGTMKMFAYLILLFDPKPHPLLCVEEPENQLYPSLLHELAEEFASYAHRGGQVFVSTHSPDFLNAVPLESIFWLTKEHGITKCSRAKDDPTLVNLVQAGDLPGYLWSQGWFQGVAP; this is translated from the coding sequence ATGAAAATCCTTACCATAAAAATTAAAAACTATCGTGTATTTGAAAACCTGGAAATAAAAAATATTCCCGCCTTTTTTGTTGTAGTTGGTGCAAACGGTACTGGAAAATCAACCCTATTTGACATATTTGGTTTTATCCACGATGCCCTCACAAATAATATTCGTCAAGCTCTCCAAGTCCGTGGCGGTTTCAATGAAGTTATCACCCGAGGTAAAGAGCAAGAAGATATCGAAATAGAACTTCAGTTCCGTATGAAAATTCTAGATACTGAGCGCCTGGTTACCTATATTTTGATCATTGGACAGGAGAAGAGACGACCGTTCATAAAACGAGAAATTATGCGTTATAAACGTGGTAAATACGGTAAACCTTATCATTTCCTAAAATTTAAAAAAGGAAAAGGATACGCTATCACTAACGAAGAAAACTTTGACCAACCTGACACAAAACTGCAACGGGAAGAACAACAACTTGAATCCAGCGACATTTTAGCCATAAAAGGCTTAGGACAATTCCAACGCTTCAAAGCCGCCAGTGCCTTTCGTTCCCTGATCGAAAACTGGCATGTTTCCGACTTTCATATCAGTGAAGCTAGAGGCAGCAAAGACGCACTCTATGCCGAACACCTCTCCCCCACAGGGAACAATATGGCAGTAGTAGCCCAATACATCTATCAAGAACATCCCGAAATATTCGAGGAAATTCTCCAGCGAATGCAAGAGCGAGTCCCCGGCATTTCCAAAGTAGAAGCCAAAAATACTGAAGACGGCAGACTAATCCTAAAATTTCAAGATCAAGCCTTTAAAGACCCCTTTATCGATCGCTATGTTTCCGATGGCACCATGAAAATGTTTGCCTATTTAATATTGCTCTTCGATCCTAAGCCTCACCCCCTGCTCTGTGTCGAAGAACCCGAAAACCAACTTTACCCCAGCCTTTTACATGAACTCGCCGAAGAATTTGCCAGTTATGCCCATCGTGGTGGCCAGGTCTTTGTCTCTACCCACTCCCCTGACTTTTTAAATGCCGTTCCCCTGGAGAGCATCTTTTGGCTGACCAAAGAACATGGGATCACCAAATGCTCAAGGGCTAAAGATGATCCAACCCTTGTCAATTTAGTCCAAGCTGGAGACTTACCCGGTTATCTCTGGAGTCAAGGCTGGTTTCAAGGAGTTGCCCCCTAA